A window of Daucus carota subsp. sativus chromosome 2, DH1 v3.0, whole genome shotgun sequence genomic DNA:
GTTGGATAATATCATGAAATGTCAATACGAGTCTCTAACTCACCTTTGCAGAGAATTTCTCAAACTTTAATGAACTCGAAGTCACTTAGATATTTACCGGTAGTATTCAAGTAAGCATTCAATATTAAATCAAATCCTACCAAACGAGATATGTTAAATATGGATCATAAGTCCACGTTCattcttttataaattaccATATAAATGCTAGATTAACACTGACGGAAGCGAACTCAAAGCAAAATTATGAAATGTTGGATGAACTTTAATGGATCATAATTCAAAGTTACAATTGATTGTCTCTCAAGTTGAGAAACATGTTAGGCGGGGAATGAATGAATAATTAGCTGCTTaagataaaaacaaaaaaaatggagaaagaaaaagaaaaaggatagATAAAGAAAGTAGAGCCACTACAGATGATGTATAATATGATTATTCTGAGCAGCCAAGATCCTTGCATTTGTTATTTCCAGCTACTTATTTCAAGTGCTTTCAGTCTCTTTCTTGAATGCTTTCACCTGCTCTCCAACTGCACCTATTCTGCAGTCAAACAAACTGAATCTACAATGTCAGTGTACTATACAACATCATAgtgtagtactccctccgtctcaatttataggtctagtttgggaaaaaaaattgtcccaaagtacttgtccctctcttctttcaatacaaatttatctacatattaattgttatttttttgaaactcaacattattctcatttctcaatgcactaaatccctatatttattgtgatttttttgaaactcaactatattctcacttaccaatacactaattaatgatatatgagataagattctatctaagcaacttttttcttaatatgtgtgtttattccataatggacctataaattgagacggagggagtacaatacAATGCCATTTATTGAGTCATATGGTCGGAAAACGGAATCCTGTAAAAATCATCTAAATTACAGGCTTACAGGTAATATTCACGGATTTATGAAAATGAGAACGAGAATGAGATtgcttaataaaaatatacatttgttgtttcaaaataatagtcattttgatttttatatgtattttgagatgaaaaaaaatacttatgtattattttccaatatttttaagaataaaaatttaacatatattttttttattttgaaaacaaattttgaaatgtaatatgtaaaattatgttttttaatctcAAATTGCATGtaaaatgttttttttgaaacaattggaataaaaaaaaattaaccatAATTCAGAATACCTACATACAGTTATTACACGACATCCGCAGGCCATTTAGCGATAAATGGGAGAACATAAATAAACATGTACTATCTACAGCACTTTACAAGCTGTAAATTAAATTAGTTTGACGACATGCataattatatagtcatataAATACAACTGTCTCAACTGTCATATGGGCTGGATAGAATAATGCTACTCTGCTTTTAATATCATGTGGGTCTGCAGAAGCCCAGCTGTCACTGGGCCAGAATATATACATGCTCACGTGAAACTCTGTTTCGTGCCACAATGTTTTCTAACTTTTATTCTGGCAATTGATTATGAAGAATCTTAATCATGTACTCATGTGTATTGCTAAAGTCTAAATCCATTCTTTATGCTATAGCTCAAaaggtatttttgtaaaatGTACTGTAAACTACCTTTTTTCTCaataaattgatagaaaaatctaaattattattatttaattacttaATACTTAATTACCTGGGTTAGGGAGAACTGAAGTGGGCTTTGTCATGAGAGCTGGACCAGTTGTTATTGTGGCAGTAGCAGTTGGAGAATAATAGTGGGCCGGATGGCCCATAGCTTGTGTCTGATGGAAATGGTAGAATGGGTACATTGGCATCAGTGTGTTTGCTGTCCCCATCATGGGTTGCCCCAAGTACACTTGAGAATAGTGCCCATTCATGTAGGACCCAGTGGTGTAACCTAGTTTCtgcatatcaaaaataaaagtaaaaagaCAATGTCAATATAAAGTTGAAATATAGTCCGgaaattaattactaaaattgCAATATTCATGTATTATTCAGTCTCGAGTTCGACTCCCTCCGATCCCTTCGATGTTAACCAGAGAATATAGTATCCACTACATCATGCAGCAGTTTATCCTTTGTTTAGATGTTTACAATATGTGAAGTACAAGTAGTAATATTGTATTTTATGCCATGAGATGCTCTGTTAAAAagtttttttaaacaaaactaATGTGtggtaaatttttatttatagaaattTAAATAACATTGGTGGTGCAGTAagttattgaaaatttgatggATGCGTATGAAATTCATAGCCACCTACTTTTGCGCACGCTTTCAATAAGATCTGTGTGTTCTATGTACACACTCTTCAATTTTCAATAAAAGTGCATGAAAACGAGAACTCAACTGTCTAGCAACAGCATTAAGGCACACTccgatatttatttatttagtacaATGAATTAATtgtacaaatttaaattttcaaaagttCACATTACTGCGTATATTGTGTGATTTTAATGAGTATTGATTTAACAGAATTTAGCAGAATTTGCTTACATGGTTGTAATTGACATGATCGGCGGCAATGTAAGACGGAGAATACCCATAATAAGGCACTGCGGCTGCCTGAAGGGTGTGGTGCTGCTGCTGATGGGGATGATGATATGGCAATGCCGGTGTTGCTGCAGCGGCTGCAGGTGAATAGTACCACTGCACTTGGTTGTTAGCTGGTGCTGCTGCCACAGATCTTGGCCCAACATTGTGTACTGGTCCTACAACATTTTAAAAAACCaaaatatttcgaattaattaattttgtgatTGCATAGCTAAGGCCTAAAGAGAAATGCACATATACAAATTTTCTCTATAGAGCATTGCGTTTCAGGTTGATTGTTTGATAATTAACTTGACTTAATTTGATCTGGTGAATctggaaatatatataaaattgttgCTGATTTACCGTgttgaggaggaggaggagtgGAAGTTGATCTGGGGCGGCGCGCACCAAGTGAAGCCAAATTGCAGTTGGCTCTGCGACCATTGATCACCGGTGTAGCGTCTTCACAAGCCTTCTTAGCAGCCTCAGGCTCCTTAAACGTCACCTATCAAAAACAAGAAATAGAATAACACCAGTAAGACAATGTGCATTTTCGATCTGGAATTCGAGAAATTTGTTGTTTCATTTCGCCtaataaatcatcaaacttTCATACTTCTTCTCGATTTGATCAATTATACTAAGTCACAACAAATTAATTCACTGTCCTATGTAgacaatttcatttttatttacgATCTATACAATGTAGTAATACAAGTAGCTGTCGTCGGATTGAATAATGTAATAACACGACTTACAAATCCATAGCCTTTGGATCGGCCAGAGAGTTTGTCCGAGATAATAACAGCCTCCAAGATCTCACCATACTTATCAAAATGTTCTTTCATAGCTTCCTTTGGAGTTTCCCAAGCTAAACCTCCGACAAACACTTTGGTCAACGTTGTATCGCCAAACTGGTTCATCACCGTGCCATTGCTCATTGTCATTTCTCGAAATAATATGGatcaataaataaaaacaagggAATTTAACACCATGCAATGAAGGGAAGAATGTGTATATAATGGGAGGAAAGAAAGAGAGATGATAGCTGGAAGTGAGTGGGTTTATGGAGTACTatgtatatttgaatatattagaGATTGAGGGAGACAGATAGACAGATTGGAGAgtgtgtatataatatatggtGAGAGCTTCAACGTGGTCTCCTCCTCTTCTTTCTCATTTCATTGTCTTTCCCTCTATACATGTCTGCGTGTCTTTCTGTGGCCTTTTATTTCTTACTCACGCGCTCTTTCATTGTTTGTGCAGATTAAGCTATAATTGTTTCATCCCAGCAAGTTTGCTACTACTTTAATTTACTCTCTgttcttttaagttttaactcgtttattttttttaattcatattataattatgaaacacctgtttatatatttttattttataatataatataaaatttaacatatttttaatgatataataacTTAATTGGTTATGGTatataaatcttaaatataaagaaatgaaTGTTTAAATATCATTGTTTACTAAACATATACTAGGATAAATGAATACATGTTTAATATTTGTGCATATCTTATTATAAAATGTTATTTCAATTCAGTTAATAAACTTTTTTAGGAAGAAATAACTTAGATCTTTATAAATcacttaaaacatatatatattttataataatatcatgaTTTTCTAAAGAAGGGGGATCTAAACAAATGCAGTAGTCTGTACAATGTCATAGGTTGGCGTAAAAAAGAAAGTCATATATTAAGACATCTAGACGTCGTAGGTAAGACGCGCCTAGTGCCTGGTTTGCGAAGGAATATGAGAATCTGGCATTAATTCAAGTAACTGTAACAAGATTAACAGATATTAAAAGGGACAGCTAAAAAAACACCGTACAAAATATAGATCCATACCCACAAAGGAATATACAATCGTGATTGGAAAAATAGCTAAACATGCATTTTCGTACTAATTATATTCACTTTTCTtgctgtaagagcatctccaaccatctaaagcccttggctaaaaagtgagttggcatacttaaaataaaaagatttagccaacatcttcaaaaactcaactccaaccacgatcagctgttgtctataaatttagccaacctcctatggatggctaaatttgtcgaacctctacaggtctgtaagaaaatctgtaggaagattgtacatcatttattaccatattgaactgatatattctattttaacaatttaaaatattaatatcatactatttttaaattatagccaatcaatatagccagtaccactgaagcaaaatgtcttacaggttcaacaaattttacataatgtcttacaggtccaatttagccaacgattataaccaacgccgttggagatgctctaagcttCGTCGGCCCCTCCAATCTCATAGTTTGTCCTGGCAGTCTCTTtcacttttatatattttctctcATCAAGATCTCAGAATATATCTGTTGAAAGActatcaaatttatattaattataaaagagATGTGAAAAAGAACCTACAGATTAAtttgcataattactcagatcagCCATAGACTTATACATGATGTTACAGTGTCACAAAATAATAGTTTCTGATTtattacacatattttaaattgttaaaaaattaattattttacttctttctaataaaaatgaagattaagatttttataaatagaatcAAACTATCAATTTTTATCTTCAAACATGGTGGAAAGTCAGAAAAGtacagatattttttttttgatgcacGAAAATAtttctctttctctttttttaaaattaaaatttaggaaCGTTTTCTTGTAATGTAAACTATAAAGCAAATTtactataaatataaaattaaataatttgtaaatacTACTCCTATGTAAACCTTGACTAAGTGTGACTGGTCAAAGTCAAAAGATATACGGATGGCAAGGAAAGGTGGTGAACACGTGGACCCACATGACTGCAGGAGCCAGCAGCTGGCTTTATGCAGACGGGCTGGCTACAAGGACTCTCTCTGCTTATACCATCGACACACCCTGTATATGTTACCCTCTATTATCTCCAACTAAATTTAACGTGGTTAAACAaaagttacaagttggtttGAGCTGGCCATCTCGTGGACGAATGATatacgagagagagagatgggaagAATAGCATGCGGCATTCATAATTCATAAATTTGTTGGATTTGATTCTTCGGAATCGAAAAACAAGTGTGTGTCTGGTCACTGCTGCttcatgagagagagagagggagtgtAAAATGATAGTACAGGACATAGTTGCACCAAACAACAAATGATGGTCTCCATCCCCAGATCCTTACTTCCGTGCTTCCAACGTGCACTACTGTCACGGACAAATcttatttgttattaatattagaCTGAATAATAAGTTCTAAGTATGTAACATTTGTAAGAGCAATCTTCGACGTTGGCTATAACGGTTGACTAAATTAGACTTATAagagattatgtaaaatttgctgaacctgtaagacactttgcttcgatggtatcggctatattggttggctataatttaaaattagtatgttattaatattttggattgttataaaatagaatatatcactttaatataataataactaataagtgatgtgtaatcttactacagattttcttacagacttgtagcggatcgacaaatatagccattcataggaggttgactataattataaataacaaGTGGGGATGGTTGGAGCCAttagctataatttttaattttagtatgACAACTAGAATTTTAGTCAAAGAGTCTTCatggttgaagatgctctaattaggagttctaaatattttatatatatattttttatttgattgattAGTTAATGAATATGTATACTAAATATAGGTATCTAGATTAGTGATAAATACAAatcaattcataaataaaatttaaaattctcttATTTTATATTAACAACGGGCATGTCTCCCGTCAATCTCACTTTCATCTTCAATCTCACTTTCATCTTTCTTCTCTCACCCAAGCTGATCACCGCTACCACACCCATCATCTCCCGATTTCACCATAAGCATCACCACCTCGGCCCCTTCCTTTCCGCCGTTATCACCTTCTTCATCCTTTTTCAGTCATCATCACCCCTGTCCCAACCCCAGCTCATgtcccaatttttttttgtgactACCTCTCTTTCAATTTTTTGAGTGACTAAAGCTCTTTCAAGAATTTtaactttattaaaattttgatataactGTTGATAAATTTACAAGAATTCCTGttgcataaattaataatattcgcTTAAAAAGTAGTGATTTGTGTTACAAAAATTCGTGATTATTTTTTAAGaacttagtgatttatatgtaGTGTTGTTGATGATCAAAGATATCTCCGAGATATTGATGATCTGGTTATAGTGTTAGTCGAATTAAAGAAGATTGATTAAGCGGATGCTtggataaattatatataggaagatgatcaaatacaaatcaatatTAGTCTGAAAACCTAAGAACtagttttaaaatgattaaagaTCTCCTTATACTTTCTAAAACTTACAATATGCACCGTCTTAGATGGCACATCAATATTCCAAAGCTTACATTTTCTACCTAAATGCCATGTCATCAATGAGACCTACCCAGACGCCACGTCACCCGCCACATCAGTATCAAGACCCACCCAGACCACCGCGTCACCATTGGGGCCACCCAGCCTGTCACGTCAGTATTAGGGGCCACCCAGACTGTCACATCAGCTGCCATGTCAGCATGACGTCATGCGGTAGAGCcccagaaattaaaataataaaaaaaatataaagtcaTGCAGTGGAATGCAGTTAGCAATTATGGAGTGGGTGTAGTAAAATTTGGAGTGTATTtaatggtttttagtttgtaggccAGTTTGGTCTATACTTGAGTAAGATCTTATATTCATATCGGCCGTGTTTGAAAGCTAGAGGTTGAAGATAAAATTAGATGTTCGACATGTTTTAGAGGTCTGACCATTTCAATCCGATAATGTTAGTGTTTGATAATTAGCGGATCAAAATAAAAGTTTGGGctaaaaaactaattttcaaaaagttgctttgaagaATTTTTTGTGTTAGAAGTTTTGATACGTgtcataaaaaattaatcaaacagTTATTTACCGAACATTTTTACAACAAACATCTGCGAATACATGttctaaatatttattaagatGCTGATATTTAAACATGTATAGTATATGCTTCTTAATTATGGGTTAATCAGTTGCATGCTAATTCTAAAAGTATACTCTGTCTTAAACATATACACTATCTGTCTCCCCCTTTCCAGAACATACATGAGATGATGAGAACAAGTTTAAGTTTTAACAGATGATCCGTATTACCAAACCATTTATTCCACACGCCTCTTTTACGATAGCTGGATATCATTTTATAGCACTGCTTCTGGACATGTTATTTCTTGTATGTGCCAGTAAGACTAGATGTCAGTGTTTAGAGTTAAGGCTATAGCTGTGAACAAAAATAACTATTCTGCAAATAAAGAATGAAGTGTAGCagttgcttttttttttttagacagCAAGATTTGATAGCTACTTagcaacaaaaaaagaaaaagatttgATAGCTGGATAGCTAGCTGCAGTGTTAGTGGAGTGAAGATATGTGTGTTCGAATACAGAGGTAGACTCTTACCACAATCCTACTCCGaatttaaaggaaaaaaaaatcataatggttcaataaaaatttggtgCTGAGGATTTTGGAAGTAGAATTaggacttagaggattcaactcAAGCGCCTTCAATATCTAAACCCCGATTCTACCCAAAGTACTTAGTTTGATTAGATCAAGCACCATCTAGGCCCCCGTAACCCCGTCTGATTCCGCCACTGGCTTGATCTAATTTGAAGTATTCTAGAAGCAGAAATTCCAGTGTAGAACAATGTGGACATCGTGGAGATTATAGAGTTGTCAGTTGACACTTGACAGGATGGTAAAAGGTGTTTACTGTTTAGGAACAATCTTGATCAAATGCATGCCAGAGATAATTTGTTGCCTAATGTTTTGATTCAAGTTTGTACAAATCTACAAAATCATTTCAAATCTGATCAGAAttgttcaaataaaataaatcaggATCAACATCCTGTCTTTGCAATTACTAAAGAGCCATGCTACATTTTCCAAAttgcttttaagttttaacagtCATATCATCCATTTAAGCTAGTTATATAAATTCAGAAATTACATTCTGGTATAGGCTTAAAGCTATCTTTAATCTAGAATATGTATGGAATGAGAGCCTTTACATCATTTGGGAAGTCTTCAAACTTTGAGAGGTACCATTTTCTTGTGGCAAAGCTTCTCCCCGTCAAGTAACAAATCGTACCAGCAGCGAAAGATAGCCCATATACAGTTTGTGAAATGCAGGAGATTCCTACAAATCccagaatttcaaataaataatgtGGGCATATAACTAAATGAAACAAACCTCCTCGAGGAATCTTGTACTGTTTCTCCCCCTCTTTTCTTAGCTTGGATAGGAGGTAGTGGTGATAAAAATTCCCAACAACACCAACTAGGAAAATTGTGAGTCCCGCATACTTTAGATCAACTATTGGCTCCGCAAATTCCCCACACAAATGCTGAGAGTAGATCAGGCTGagtgaagaaagaaaataacCCGCGGAGATAAAAATTGCAGTATCAATGGGCATACTTCCACTGTATTTGTGAATGAATATAACCTATACAGAAATTTTCCTTTGATTAGTACAATTACATAGTTTAGTACTAATCCTGTAagtaaacacttaaaatttgattatgcCAAGGTATAGGGTCTCATTTCTGTTCTctatttctcacaaatttcacaGGTAGTTGAAATTTGAGTTAACTTTTTCGACGACAGGCCTAAATTTCAGAACAAAATGACCTCTGTTTACACATTCACACTTTTGATACACTTGAATTTTGAAGATATACAATCTTTGTTTATGGAAAGATAAAAGAAACTGATAATTATTGACTAAGTAGACTAGTGACCAGTAGATCCGGATTACATACCTCGAAAAGCCTTTTGAAGAAATGGAAGGCAAGAGCAGAAGTGACCAAAGTGAATCTAAGGCCCTTGTCTTGCATAAAGGCTACAGAGGCAGCACTAGCAACAAAAGCCGGGGCATAAGCTAAGATCATTCCATTTCTGCCTGAAAACTTGATCACCTTAGTATTAGAAGCTTCGACATTCTTATTATTGGTATTGAAGAACTTTGAGTACTGCATGCTCTTTCCTTTTATTTCCATCAATCCAGCAATTACTGATGCTGCACCGCTGATTACTGTCATGGCGGTTAAGAACCACGATGCTGGCAGAGGGTAGATAAATCTCGTTAGCACCATATTTTAAGAAGAAATTATTCTTAGCAATGATATATTAATGGGATTTAAGCGGAGAGTTTTAGAAAGATTTGTTTGTGAAACAAGAGGTTGTTCTTGAGTATGGGAATGGATGAAAGAACAAGGAGATCAGGCAAAATATGATGAGAAGATAGGTGGTTGAAACTTGTGGATCTCAAACTCATTTCAATTTTAGTTctcagtttaaaattttatgatatatatatatgtgatttatATAAAATCTTTGACTAACACTAAAATTTGGAAATCTGAAGCTGACATTATTTCAGAGCTCACATCTGTACATAATACAAAATCTTTCTCCTAACATGAACAGAGCTTTAAAATATCAGTGTTCATACCTCCCAATAATACATCATTAACAATTCAGAAGTTACATTCTGGTATAACTATATATTCATCTCTCTGGTAATCTAGAAAATATATGGAATGAGAGCCTTTACATCTTTCGGGAAGTCTTCAAACTTTGAGAGGTACCATCTTCTTGTGGCATAGCTTCTTCCCGTCAAGTAACCAATTGTACCAGCAGTGAAAGATAGCGCATATACAGTTTGTGACATGCAGGAGATTCCTATGAATCCtagaatttcaaataaataatgcGGGCATATAACTAGATCAAATAAACCTCCTTGAGGAATCTTGTACTCTTTGTCGCCCTCTTTTCTTAGCTTAGACAGGAGGTAGTGGTGATAAAAATTTCCGACAATGCCAACTAAGAAAATTGTGATTCCAGCGTATTTCAGATCAACTACTGGTTCGGGAAATTGTCCACACAAATGCTGAGAGTAGATTGTGCAGAGTGAAGAAAGAAAATAGCTTGTGGAGATGACAATTGCGCTGTCTATTGGCATGCTTCCACTGTATTTGTGAATGAATAAAACCTACACAGAAATTTACAGTACTTTGATTAGTTATTCTTAGTGAAGAATTTTGAAGCTTGTTAACAAATGCAGACCACAGAACAACAGAAATATCGCCAGGGGCGGATGTAGAAACGAAACCTTGAgggggcaccaagcaaatttttagaaaacacttatatatttttaaatttggggggcacttttgtaattttgtaaaatttagaatggtgaaaaaatgttaaaaaagaaTTTTAGGAGGGCACATGTCCCCCGTGACTCttactagatccgcccctgaatATCGCGCATAACTAATAGAATGTGTGAACCACACAATTTATACAGAGCTAGACATGATAATATCTTCTTTTTGTGCCTAACATGAGGCCAAGAG
This region includes:
- the LOC108208295 gene encoding uncharacterized protein LOC108208295, with the protein product MVLTRFIYPLPASWFLTAMTVISGAASVIAGLMEIKGKSMQYSKFFNTNNKNVEASNTKVIKFSGRNGMILAYAPAFVASAASVAFMQDKGLRFTLVTSALAFHFFKRLFEVIFIHKYSGSMPIDTAIFISAGYFLSSLSLIYSQHLCGEFAEPIVDLKYAGLTIFLVGVVGNFYHHYLLSKLRKEGEKQYKIPRGGLFHLVICPHYLFEILGFVGISCISQTVYGLSFAAGTICYLTGRSFATRKWYLSKFEDFPNDVKALIPYIF
- the LOC108208053 gene encoding uncharacterized protein LOC108208053; the encoded protein is MVLSTLLRFIYPPPASWFITAMTVINGASLVNAGLMEIKGKSMQYSKFFNTNKKNVEASGAKIIELSGRNGMLVAYGPAFVASVTSLAFMPNEGLRFTLVSSALAVHFFKRLFEVLFIHKYSGSMPIDSAIVISTSYFLSSLCTIYSQHLCGQFPEPVVDLKYAGITIFLVGIVGNFYHHYLLSKLRKEGDKEYKIPQGGLFDLVICPHYLFEILGFIGISCMSQTVYALSFTAGTIGYLTGRSYATRRWYLSKFEDFPKDVKALIPYIF
- the LOC108208140 gene encoding probable RNA-binding protein ARP1: MTMSNGTVMNQFGDTTLTKVFVGGLAWETPKEAMKEHFDKYGEILEAVIISDKLSGRSKGYGFVTFKEPEAAKKACEDATPVINGRRANCNLASLGARRPRSTSTPPPPQHGPVHNVGPRSVAAAPANNQVQWYYSPAAAAATPALPYHHPHQQQHHTLQAAAVPYYGYSPSYIAADHVNYNHKLGYTTGSYMNGHYSQVYLGQPMMGTANTLMPMYPFYHFHQTQAMGHPAHYYSPTATATITTGPALMTKPTSVLPNPVCLTAE